The sequence below is a genomic window from Candidatus Zixiibacteriota bacterium.
GCTTTCACCCGTTCGTCGCGAGTGGTCATCCTAAGCAACTCGACCATCTTGATCTTGAAGGGCTCGGCCCATGATTTCCGTTTCTCGGTATTACTCATGCTATTCTCCAGTCCATCCTGAACGATCCTTACTTGCTCTAATGGCATAGAACATAAAGAATTTGCCCTCGAAACTCAAATCAATTGTTGACAAAACCGAGTTCTCACATTTATTACAATAAACCGATAGGAGAAACGTAATATGGCAGGTTCTAAACTCAGTTTTGCGATATCAGCCCTAATCGAAATCTGCAAGGCCGGAATGAAAGGTCCCGTAGGAGCGCGTGAGATAGCAGACGCTACCGGGCTTTCGAAACGCTACCTTGAGCAGGTTCTTGGGCTACTAAAAAGGTCTGGAATAGTTACCAGCTCGCGCGGCAAGAACGGGGGATACGAGCTGGCTTTTCCACCCGACAGGATTAGCCTTTCGGACATCTGGCGCGCGATCCGTGAGGAGGTAACGATATCGGTCAACGAGGTAAACCAGCCGGCTCAGACCAGTGAACAATCTGGCGCAAGAGCCGTGGCATTGCTCCGAGAAGACCTATATCACCTTGTTTCAGATTACATGAATGACAAATCGCTTGGGGTGTTGGCATTGCTTGATCTGGAAGCGGACGAAATGTATCATATCTAATCTACCGGCTCTGAACACCTGGAGGACCCAATGAAAATAGCGAACTCGATGCTTGATCTGGTGGGTGGAACTCCCCTTGTCAAGCTTAGCAAGTTGAGCAGCGGCCTGAATGCCACAGTTGTCGGAAAACTCGAATTCTTCAATCCATGCTCATCGGTGAAGGACAGAATCGGACTCTCGATGATTGAAGCGGCTGAGCGCGATGGTAGAATCCGCAAGGATACTGTGATAATCGAACCAACCTCCGGTAATACCGGCGTTGGCCTGGCATTTGTCTGCGCAGTCAAGGGATACAAACTCATGCTGACAATGCCGGACACTATGAGTCTCGAACGTCGAGCTCTGCTGAAAGCTTTCGGGTGCGAACTCATTCTGACACCGGGAGCCGACGGGATGCCGGGAGCTGTCAGCAAAGCGACGGAGATAGCGAACTCAGATTCGAAGTATTTCATGCCGCATCAGTTCCAGAATCCTGCCAATGTGGAAATACATCGGCGCACCACTGCTGAAGAATTGTGGAATGACACAGATGGTAAGATCGATTTTCTCTGCTCTGGTGTCGGCACGGGCGGCACGCTGACAGGAGTCGCAAGTGTGATCAAAGAACGGAAGCTGGCATTCAAGGCTATAGCAATCGAGCCTGCTGCATCGCCGTTTCTATCTAAAGGTGAGAAGGGACCTCATCCTATTCAGGGAATCGGTGCCGGATTCAAGCCTGACATTCTCCGCATGGATCTGATCGATGAGATTGTCACAATCGAGAATGCCGAAGCCGTAGATACAACTCGCAGGCTCGTACGGGAAGAGGGTATCCTGGCAGGGATATCATCCGGTGCGATTGTCGCTGGTGCGCTCAAGGTCGCCGCTCGTCCAGAGAACACCGGCAAGCTGATTGTGGCGATCATTTGTGACACGGGTGAAAGATATCTCTCGACTCCGACATATTCGGAGCTGTCATGAGCTTTCGAATCTATCTCATCTGAGGTCTACCAAAGAGTACGCCCAAACGCGATCGTCAGCGATGCGTAGCAATCTGCCCGCCATTCATAGTGAGCGCTGGACCTGTGCTCCTGTGATTAGTCGCAGAGATGTCGCAGCTTTCTCGATCACATTTCTCGATCACATTTCTCGATCACTTTCCTGTTGCCAAGTGCCGATGCTATTGTTATACTGGAAAGCCTTTTGAATATGACGGAGAGGTGGCCGAGCGGCTGAAGGCAGCTGCCTGCTAAGCAGTTATACGTTAACGCGTATCCAGGGTTCGAATCCCTGCCTCTCCGCTTGATTTGTTGCGGCTCCTGTAAGATTATCCTAGACATAGGCTTATGACTATCCTTCTTGGACTTATGAAGTTCGTGTGCGCAAGATGTGACCAGTGAAAAGGAGTCGTTCTCATGGGTTCTATCTACAGACGAGGAAAAACCTGGTATGTTGACCTCTATGTCAGAGGCCGACGTATCCGCAGGAAGGTTGGCAGATCAAAGAAAATCGCCGTGCTTGCCCTCAAGGATGCTGAGGTAAAGGCTGCCAGAGACGAGTTCGGATTCGCAAAGAATGACATCGCCATCGAGAAGCTCCTGGCTCAGTTCTTGGAATACTCTCAGGCAAACAACTCACCAGCTACATTCACTCGTTACCGCGCAGTGCTTGATCACTTCAACGAATTCCTGAAGGATCATCAGGATGTTGTCTTTCTGTCCCAGGTCAACCCACGATTGCTCGATGAATACAAGGTCGGTCGCAAAAACGAATGGGTGAATCCGAATGGTGGCAAAGTTGAATCGGATGATGATATCACCGATCACACTCGCAAAGGCGCAAGAGCACACACGATCAATTTCGAGATTGATGTCTTCCGAACGATATTCAACCTTGCGATCAAATGGGGATACTTGAAAGAGAATCCTACGAAGGCTGTTGATCGACTGAAAGTAAAGGACTCCAAGACACCTCGCTTTCTGACCGAGAAGGAATGTCAGCTGTTGATCGAGCACAGCCCTGATCACCTCTACCCGATCTTCTTCACCTTCCTAAACACTGGCATGCGTAAGGCCGAGCTGGAGAATCTCGAATGGGCAGATATCGATCTAAAGCGCCGCAAAATCAAGATCCGCAAGAAAGACTTCTGGCATCCGAAGACGGGTGAACGAGAGATACCAGTCGGTCAGAAGTTACTCGACCTCTTAACCAACCTGAATCAGCAGAATGACCAAGGTATCAAGAGCAGTTTTGTATTCCCTGACAAGAGCGGCGGCAAGATCCGAATGAAGCTGCGAGAACAACTGATTCGCATCGCAAGGACAGCCGGCATCGAGAATCTCACTCAGCTTCATGCCCTTCGCCACATATTCGCCAGTCACCTCATGATGAAGGGCGTCGCTCTCCCCAGTGTTCAAAAACTCATGGGCCACTCCGATATCCAAACCACGATGATCTACGCCTACCTTGCACCAGACCATCTGTCAGATGCCGTGGATAAGCTGGAGTTCTGATATCCGGCACATTTCGAAGTTCGAGTCTCGTCAACCCCCGTTTATCGGACTCGAACATTGCTACCGCCGCCTCATGACGCGACCGAAACTGAAAGCGTGTGACTGTCAGCGAGTTGCAGCAGCGCGAAACCCGCCAAATCTGATGTCGTGCCCATCTTGTGACCAACGATCCTGGTTCATCCACAGGATCGGCGACCACTGCCATTGCGCTGTAGTCCTCTGACAATTCACGATGGGAGTGTATATCTTCAGGCAAAGTGGGAGTAGTGTTCTGCAACTGAAGACGCAGCTCGTCTGATGCTGGCTCCCTCTCGACAGAATCCATTTCGGCATTTCATCGCAGTTTGACTCTTTCCCTCCCTCTGCTGTCTGCGCTAATGGAGGAATCATTTTATCACTCGGTGCAGCATTGTGGAAATTTGGCGGCATGTTTTTGAAAGCTATTGTCTAAGATATCGCAATATCAGTTTCTGTCAGAAAGCTAAGTTCTGCAGTGAACACAGTGGGTGATGTGTTCCATAGATTCGTTGATGCCCTTGCTCCTTGCCGCTCCAGACGATCGAGCTTCTGTGCGGCATTCCTGATCCTGATAAGCATCTTTCCAGATCAATTTGGGATGCTCTGCAAGTCGTCATCACTCAAACCACTTGCGGATACCGGAGTTAGAACTTATCTTCTCACTGATTTGATTGAAATCATTACAGAGGCGGCTCCAACACCGAGCAAGTATCGAGGTAACCATCATGTCGCATCCAAATCCTTTGAAAGTCACAACGTCTCTGATCGTTGCAAGTCTACTGTTGTTCGGCTGCGGCGAGGAGAATGAAAGCGATCTTAAAGAGGAAGCAAAGACTATGTTCGGGGCGGGCTTGACAATAGGTGTCTCTCTGCTCACTCGTACCCATCCGTTCTATCAGGATTTGGAGGCAGGCTTGCAGGAGGCGGCTGATGAAAATGGCTACAAACTGATCATCACAACCGGTGAATTCGACGTCGCTCACCAAAAGGACCAACTTCAGGACTTCACTGTCCGAGGTGTCAATGCGATCATTGTCTCACCGTGTGATTCGCGCTCAATAGGGACTTCCATAAAAGCGGCAAATGACGCCGGTATCCCTGTCTTTACTGCGGATATTGCCTGTCTTGCCGAAGGTGTCAAGGTAGTTACACATGTTGCTTCCGACAATGTGGCAGGCGGACGGCTTGCTGCGCAGGCAATAATCGAAGCCATCAACGGCGCAGGCGAAGTTGCAATAATCGACCATCCGGAGGTGGAGTCCGTCATCCAGCGAGTCAGTGGATTCGAGGAGGAGATGTCCACTGCCCCCGAAGTCAAGATAGTAGCCAGACTATCAGGTCACGGTGTGAAGGACCAAGCGTTTAGGACTGCCGAGGATATTCTCCAGGCTCATCCGCACCTTAAAGCCATCTTCGGAATCAATGACGACACTATACTCGGTGCACTTGCAGCTATCGAGAAAGCCGGAAAGGTCAACGAAATCAAATTGGTGGGTTTTGACGCCGTTCCTGAGGCAAGGGCTGCCATTGCTGAAGGTCGGATCTATGCAGATGTCATCCAGAAGCCGCGTGAAATCGGCCGGAAGACAATTGAAGCTGTGAAGATGTATATGTCCGGCGAGACCGTGCCACCTGCAATTCTGATTCCATGCGGTCTCTTCACAGCGGCCGATGATTAGTGAATTATGTCAGTTCATTCTGATTCTTCCAATGGAATTCCCACGCGCTACAGCCACCCTCTGCTTGCCGCGCTTGAATTGACGAAGTCTTTCCCCGGAGTCCAGGCGCTCCGTGATATATCTTTTGATCTGCGCTCCGGCGAGATTCATGCTCTTGTAGGTGAGAATGGAGCCGGCAAAAGCACTCTTGTCAAGATTCTGACTGGCGTCCACATTCCCGACAACGGATCGGTTATGGTCGATGGCACTCAAGTATCATTCGGAAATCCGCTCGAAATAATGCGTCTCGGCGTGAAAGCCATCTATCAGGAATTATCGCTGGTACCCGCTCTCTCGGTGCATGCCAATCTATTCCTTGGTCAGGAGCGGACCACTGCAGGAATCATCAATGATGGGAATGAGCGACGAATTGCGGCTGATGTACTGGCAAGACTTGGTGTGGAGATAGATCCCGATGCACTTGTTCGGTCCCTCAGTGTCGCTCAACAGCAAATGGTCGAGATCGGGCGGGCGCTTGTGAGCAACTGCCGTATTCTGATATTGGATGAACCTACAGCCGCTTTGTCGCCGACGGAAGTTGCACGTCTGTTTGATATCCTGCGGGAGCTTGTTCGGCAGAAGCTCGGCATTGTTTTCATAAGTCACCGTCTCGAAGAGGTATTGCAGATTGCGAATCGTGTGACGGTCCTACGCGACGGTGCGGTAGTGACGACCCGTGAGAAGAGCGAGTTGTCGCGTCAGCAACTGATAGAATTCATGGTCGGACGCTCGCTTGAGAATGAATTTCCGACGCGGCAAAGTGCAGAAATACGCGATGGACTCGAAGTCCGAAATCTCTCTGGTGACAGAGTACATGATATAACATTCGTTGCGCATCGCGGCGAAGTGCTTGGGTTGGCTGGGCTGATGGGCTCTGGGCGTACAGAGATCGCACGATTGATATTCGGTGCTGACCGGGCGAACACCGGATCGGTGACGCTTGATGGCAGAATGGTTGATATCAAGTCGCCTCGTGACGCAATCAGGTCGGGGATATGTCTCCTGACAGAAGATAGGAAGACTCAAGGACTCGTATTGAAGCTGTCAGCTCAAGATAATTTCGCGCTGGGTAATCTGAGCCGGTGGTCGCAAAGAGGTTGGATAAATGACCGTCTCGAGAGATCGCGGTTCCGAAATCATGTTGATGCATTGCGAATCCGGTTGGCAGATCCGAAGCAGCACGCAGAAACGCTTTCGGGTGGCAATCAGCAGAAACTTCTTGTGGCACGTTGGCTGGAAGCCGAATCGCAGGTTGTTATTTTCGATGAGCCGACTCGCGGTATCGATGTCGGCGCCAGATATGAGATGTACTGCCTGATTAATGAGCTGACCTCGCTTCGAAAGGCAGTGATCGTCATTTCATCCGAATTGCCGGAATTGCTCGGAATGTGTGATCGTCTCCTGGTGATGCGACGCGGGAGAATTGCCGGTGAGATTACCGAAGTGCAAGATGCTTCACAGGAACAGGTCATGGCCCTTGCCGTGTGAACCATAACATGAGCTATCGATCCTCATTTGCACGATTCTTATCCGACTACGGCATGCTCGGTGTGCTGGTACTCCTGTGTCTGTTGTTCTCAGTTCTAACAATGTCGGATCAGCATCCCGTCGGTCGCGATGCTGCAGTCAGTTTGATTTCAGTGCTGCCTGAGCTTCCTCCCGACGCCGGAGTGGCGATCGTTGTGCAGTCAAACGGCAGCGACAGTATATTCGCCGAGACTCTATTGGACTCTCTACGAGTTCGTGGCATCGCCGGACATTTGATTGCCGGCGACCCGGCGGCAATTCGTGAAAGTCTGAGAATCCTGGCAGACGAAGGACTTTCAACCATCGCAGTAACGATGGCACTTGAGCCGATGGTCAGGGCGATACGCTCATCGGTAGCTCAGTTGAGTGAAGCACAGATAGTCACGCCTCCGGTTACGCGCTGGCCCACATTCCTGCTTGCCGACAATGTCCGGAATGTGGCGAATCAGATAGCGGTGATAGCGTTAATAGCAATCGGTATGACAATGGTCATCATTACAGCAGGCATCGATCTCTCTGTCGGCAGCCTCATCGCTCTGTCAGCAGTGATTGCGGCATGGCTCGTCGGCCAATGGGGAGGTGCGAATGCCTCGACATTCGCGATGATAGCTGCGGGAACGCTCGCAGTGATTTTCAGTGGAGCTGTCGGAGCCTTCAGCGGTCTTATGATAACGCAGTTTCGCATCCCGCCGTTCATAGCCACTCTGGCAATGATGCAGGTTGCGGCAGGTCTGGGCTATATCATTTCACAAGGTATGCCGATCTATCAACTTCCGGACGGATTCACGGCCCTTGGGCGCTCGGCTGATCCGTTGCTGAAAATTCCCTATGCAGTGCTCCTGATGATCGGTTTGTATATCGTCGCTCATCTCGTGATGAGCCGAACAACGTTGGGCCGTTACATCTATGCCGTCGGGGGTAATCCGGAGGCTGCCCGCCTCGCCGGAATACGCGTCAGTGGGGTATTGGTATTCGTTTATGTGATTTGCGGCATGTTGGCCGGGCTCGGCGGAGTTGTGATGGCTTCTCAGCTCAAAAGCGGGGCACCGACCTATGGTCTTACGTACGAATTATATGTGATCGCTGCAGTAGTTGTTGGAGGCACAAGTCTTAGTGGCGGCGAAGGCCGCATCTTCGGAACACTGATAGGCGCATTTATCATAGCAGTAATTCAGAACGGCATGAATCTTACCAATGTCGAGAGCTATACTCAGAAGGTAGTGCTTGGCCTTGTGATACTCGGCGCGGTATTGCTCGACCAATTGAGACAGCGAGGATTTCTAAAACACCTGGCTATGCAGAGAATGGCAAGAAAGCAGGTGTCTTCTGACACAGTCGAAGGGAAGGAGTAACGCATGAGAATCATAGTGAAGATATTGGTGATCTGCCTTATTCTGGGATGTATGACCAGCTTGGCACAATCGCCGGAAAATGTGGCGGGATCTGAACGACAGTTGCTGATGGTCGGGACAGCGCATCTGGATACGCAGTGGCGCTGGACTATCCAAAACACGATCAACGAGTATATTCCATCCACTTTTCGGGACAATTTCAAACTACTCGATCAGTTTCCGGGCTATGTCTTCAGTTTCGAAGGTGCTTTTCGGTATATGTTGATCAAGGAATACTATCCCGACGACTACGAGCTTCTCAAGGGCTACATCAACAGCAACCGTTGGAGAGTGATTGGCAGTTGGGTTGATGCGGTCGATGTCAACATCCCGTCATTCGAGTCTCTCGTCAGACAGACACTCTATGGCAACGGATATTTCAAACGTGAGTTCGGCAAGACCAGCCGGGATATCTTCCTTCCAGACTGCTTCGGATTTGGCTACGCGCTTCCGTCAATCGCACGCCATTGTGGTCTTCAGAGTTTTTCCACGCAGAAGCTCTCCTGGGGTTCCTCTGTAGGAGTGCCATTTGATATCGGCGTATGGACAGGAGTCGACGGCTCGTCAATTTTCGGCGGTCTCAAGCCGGGAGCCTATGTCAATCGCATTGAAGACGACTTGAGTCGCGATACTCTCTGGCTCGCCCAGATCGATAGTCAGGGAACTGCATCAGGTTTATATGCCGGATACGGATATTTCGGAACGGGAGATACCGGAGGCGCACCCGACTCGGCGTCTGTCGATTGGCTTCAGCGATCAGAGGCTAGTGACGGTCCCATCAGGGTGTGGTGTGGAGGAGCGGATGACCTTGTCGATATGGCGTTGGAAGCCGATACCAACCTCCTGCCGCATTACCGTGGAGAGCTCCTCATGACTCGTCATGGCGTTGGCTGCTACACATCCCAGGCAGCGATGAAACGTTGGAATCGAAAGAATGAACTGCTGGCCGATGCCGCGGAGAGGGCATCGGTGATCGCCTCGCATCTCAGAGGATTCAGCTATCCGGGAGAGACTCTTCGAGACAGTTGGGTACGGTTTCTGTGGCATCAGTTCCATGATGATCTCACCGGCACAAGCATCCCCGAGGCGTATGAATTCTCGTGGAGTGACGAGATACTGGCGATGAACCGATTTGCATCGGTGTTAGAGAACGCGGTTGAAGCCACAGTTTCGGCTCTCGATACGCGGGCTGAAGGAGTACCCGTTGTTTTGTTCAATCCTCTTTCGATCGAGCGGACTGATGTCGTGGAAGCATCAGTCAAGTTCAATGAGTCAACTCCTGAGTACGTGCGTGTGATTGGTCCCGATGGCAGAGAGGTGCCTTCGCAGTTGCTAAGCACAAATGGCAATGAAGTGATGCTGCTGTTCGCGGCCACCGTCCCCTCAGTAGGCTATTCCGTTTATGACATTAGATCCGCTAATAAGCCATCATCAATGTCGAACTCTCTCAAAGTCAGTACGACCGGCCTCGAAAATGAAAGATACAAGGTTGCTATCGACGCCGACGGAAATGTGGCATCGATCTTCGACAAAATGCAGCAACAAGAATTGCTTAGCGCGCCGATTCAATATCAGCTTCTCTTTGATAAGCCAAGGCAATGGCCGGCATGGGAAATTCAGTACGAGGATATTATGCAGCCCCCTCTGGCTGTGCTCGGCAACCCCGAGTCAATCGAGGTGATTGAAGAGGGACCGGTGCGCGCCGCGGTTAAGGTGATTCGGAAGATCGGCGACAGCGAATTTGCAACTATCATTCGGCTCTGTGGTGGCTTGTCTGGAGACCGTATTGAGTTCTTCAATGACGTGAACTGGTATGAGAAGGAACGCCTCCTGAAGGTCGCATTCCCGGTTACCGCTGCCAATGACAGTGTTACGTATGATCTTGGACTGGGAACAATACGACGCGGCCTGAATCGAGAGAAGCTGTATGAGGTCCCCGGGCACCAATGGGCGGATATCACGGAAGCATCCGGTGAGTATGGGGTCGCTGTGCTCAACGACTGCAAGTATGGCTGGGATCATCCCGACCGTGGGACTCTGCGACTCACGTTGATCCATACACCGGGTGTGTTTGAATCATGGATGTGGGTTGGTGACCAGAAATCGCAGGATTTGGGGCATCACCAGTTTTCATTCGCTGTCTCCGGACATCCGGATGACTGGCGGCAAACTGTGCCTTGGCAGGCGGCGCGGTTCAATCAGCCAATTGTCGCATTTCAGACCGACAGCCGTCAGGGGCCACTGGGCAAGTCATATTCATTCCTGAAGCTGGTTGAACAGTCAGATGGAGGTGATTCCGACGAACTCCCCGGAGCTTTCGTTAACTCAGTCAAGCAGGCTGAAGAGAGTGACGAGATTATCGTGCGAGTCAAGGAGTTGCAGGGACTGTTTCACAGTAGACTCAAACTGCGCTTCGCTGATGCAGTCGTTTCGGCGCGAGAGGTGGATGGTTGCGAGGATTCGTTGGACGTCGCTAAGGTGGGAAACGGCGAATTGACCTTCGATCTCAAGCCGTATCAACCGAAAGCGTTTGCAATCAGATTGCGGCAGGACGAAAATGGCGCGACTGCCCATCCTGAGTCGTGGCGCGTGGATCTTCCTTTCAACGAAGACGGGATCAGCTCTGATCGGAACCGGCTGGATGGTGATTTCGACGGTCAAGGAAATACTCTATCAGGCGACTTGCTCCCGGATCACTGCACTTTTCAAAACATTGAATTCAATCCTGGATCAACTGATGACGGTCACAACAATATGGTGGCGTGTAAGGGACAGACGATACAGTTGCCTCAAAAACCGTTCAATCGTCTGTACATTCTGGCTGCTTCGACAAACGGCCCCTCTTCAGAGACTTTCACTGTGGACAACCGCACATTCGAGGTAGATATTCCTGACTATGCCGAACCGATGGGACAGTGGAATAACCGCGTAAATGGCAGACTGCTGATGGAGGAAGCACATGAAATCGCACCCGCGTTTATCAGTCATGTGCCTGTAGCATGGTATGGCTGTCATCGTCATACGACTGACGGTGACAATGAGGCATATCGCTTCACATATCTTCATGCCTATCGCATGGGTTTTCCGAATGGCGCTCGTACTCTTATTCTGCCGGATAATCCACGTGTTAAGGTGCTCGCAATTACTGCAGCACAGTCATCGTACGCGAATGTTCGGCCGGTTGAGCCACTCTACGACATCGAGTCCGGCACCTTTGCCAGGATCTCCGCCGAACGGACCGCTTTCCTCGATCCTGTGCCTGTAACGCTATCGACCCCGATTCCGGGAGCTGCGGTACATTACACTCTCGATGGGACCGACCCAACGGAGACATCTCCGATTTATGTCGAGCCAATCACGATAGCCGCGACGTCGACTGTGAAGGCGCGAGCCATCAGACAAGGTTTCGACGACCGGTATGTCACCGCTATGTCATTTCAGAAGCTGAGTCCTCATCCGTCGCATGTGATCACTGACGTCGCGCCGGGACTCAACGCTCGGTATTTCGAAGGAAGCTGGAGCAAAGTGCCGGAATTCGATACGATTGCTGCTCTCCGCGAGTTTGTGGCGGATCAGGTTCTTCTTCCACCCTTTGCGCGTGATGAAGATTTTGGTATGACGTTCACTGGTCAGATCAACGTTCCTGCTGACGGTTTGTATGAGTTTGAGATTAGTTCAGACGATGGCAGCCTTCTCTGGATTTCCGATTCGCTGGTTGTGGACAATGATGGTCTTCATGGCGGCGGGTTTGTTGGTGGAGCAATTGCTTTGAAGGCTGGGTATCATCCGATTCGAGTATACATGTTCCAGGCCAAGGGTGATCGAGATCTGCAGATGCGACTGACGTGCCCTCAAATGCAAGGACAATCTGTACCAGCGGATTGGCTGTTCCATTGAGGGCTCGCCAGTACGGTGGCTTCTGCGACTCCGTAATCCAAAGCGCCGACGTGGCCAAGTAAGCACTCGCCGGTGAGATAGATGATTTCTTTAACCAATGTGTGATAAGGAACGACTTACTTCCAGGATCCGCCCTGATTCTGAATGCGAGCTTCATACCACAATCGCAGAGTCTCGTGTTATGCCAGCTCATATCGGAATGAGCTTCAGAGTGGAGTGACTACTGAACTCGAAGTCCGCTATCGACGCCTCTTGCTGCAACTATGCCGGAAAGCGTGTGGCAGTCAGCGACTTGCAGCAGCGCGAGACCCGGTAGATCTGATTTCGTGCCCATATTTTGACCAAATGCTGCGACTTTTCTGAAAACCTGCCCGTGCGGGCGCATATCCACAGAATGCCTGGCAAGGTACCAGTGAGGCTGTTTGGAGCCGACAGTGTTGCCGACAACGCGAAATTGCGGGCGACACCCGGGTACCCGCTCTATCGGTTCAATCTATAAGCCAGGGGCTTTCTGCATCCCACCTGCAGTGTTCTTCAACCAATAGGCGGTCATGGTGATGTCTCCAACCACACGCTCGTAGTGGATGCCTTCAGGAAGTTGTCTACTGTACCTCTCCGGTATCTGACTCCTGTAAACTCTTCTGTGATCACGAGGCATCAGAACTCCACTCAGTACTCCAAGCTTACAGATCACGTCCCAGCTGTAACAACTGTTCGCGTAGTCAGATCTCTTAGCTGTTCGTCTGCAGCGACCCGCTCCTGTCGTCTGTGACCGCTGTGCCCGCAAACACCCCCAACTACCTCTTAGCTGTCAGATTCATTCGATCCTTGAAATCGTCCCAAGAAACTCCCTTCACTTCCTACCAGCGATGTCGAAAGTCTCTCTCGGTGAACCAGGGCTTACCATTGGGCTTAACCTCTTTCCATTTTCAAACTTACGGTTATGCCCTTTATTTCATCAACTTCTCAAAGTACAAATCATAAGATACACTAACCGCAATCGTCAATCCTTGACAAGCTCTCCTCAAGCACCTATTTTCAATACAATGACTTACCGGTCATGATTCGCAGCAGCTAAGATCAAAGATCAGACAATGGGCAACACACAGAATATCATCAGGGACTTCTTGAAATCACCTCTCGATTTGAGGAAATTCAATGAATTCTATAAGCTGATCTATAGACACACATTAGGCTGCGTTAGCTTTCTTGAACGCAAGGGATACATTCTACCGTCAGAAACAGGTGACAGGGAGCAACGGCTTTCAGATTTGACTATCGACATACTCGGGACGCTTCTGAGATGCGATGGCTCCCGACCGTTTCATCTCGTATCTGAGCACTTTGAAAGATATGGGATGCACGATTATGATCAAGTGTCGAGCGAGGATATTCGCTCCTGCCTGTCGGTGCTTCTCAACGGCCACGCCCGGCAGGAACT
It includes:
- a CDS encoding chitobiase/beta-hexosaminidase C-terminal domain-containing protein: MRIIVKILVICLILGCMTSLAQSPENVAGSERQLLMVGTAHLDTQWRWTIQNTINEYIPSTFRDNFKLLDQFPGYVFSFEGAFRYMLIKEYYPDDYELLKGYINSNRWRVIGSWVDAVDVNIPSFESLVRQTLYGNGYFKREFGKTSRDIFLPDCFGFGYALPSIARHCGLQSFSTQKLSWGSSVGVPFDIGVWTGVDGSSIFGGLKPGAYVNRIEDDLSRDTLWLAQIDSQGTASGLYAGYGYFGTGDTGGAPDSASVDWLQRSEASDGPIRVWCGGADDLVDMALEADTNLLPHYRGELLMTRHGVGCYTSQAAMKRWNRKNELLADAAERASVIASHLRGFSYPGETLRDSWVRFLWHQFHDDLTGTSIPEAYEFSWSDEILAMNRFASVLENAVEATVSALDTRAEGVPVVLFNPLSIERTDVVEASVKFNESTPEYVRVIGPDGREVPSQLLSTNGNEVMLLFAATVPSVGYSVYDIRSANKPSSMSNSLKVSTTGLENERYKVAIDADGNVASIFDKMQQQELLSAPIQYQLLFDKPRQWPAWEIQYEDIMQPPLAVLGNPESIEVIEEGPVRAAVKVIRKIGDSEFATIIRLCGGLSGDRIEFFNDVNWYEKERLLKVAFPVTAANDSVTYDLGLGTIRRGLNREKLYEVPGHQWADITEASGEYGVAVLNDCKYGWDHPDRGTLRLTLIHTPGVFESWMWVGDQKSQDLGHHQFSFAVSGHPDDWRQTVPWQAARFNQPIVAFQTDSRQGPLGKSYSFLKLVEQSDGGDSDELPGAFVNSVKQAEESDEIIVRVKELQGLFHSRLKLRFADAVVSAREVDGCEDSLDVAKVGNGELTFDLKPYQPKAFAIRLRQDENGATAHPESWRVDLPFNEDGISSDRNRLDGDFDGQGNTLSGDLLPDHCTFQNIEFNPGSTDDGHNNMVACKGQTIQLPQKPFNRLYILAASTNGPSSETFTVDNRTFEVDIPDYAEPMGQWNNRVNGRLLMEEAHEIAPAFISHVPVAWYGCHRHTTDGDNEAYRFTYLHAYRMGFPNGARTLILPDNPRVKVLAITAAQSSYANVRPVEPLYDIESGTFARISAERTAFLDPVPVTLSTPIPGAAVHYTLDGTDPTETSPIYVEPITIAATSTVKARAIRQGFDDRYVTAMSFQKLSPHPSHVITDVAPGLNARYFEGSWSKVPEFDTIAALREFVADQVLLPPFARDEDFGMTFTGQINVPADGLYEFEISSDDGSLLWISDSLVVDNDGLHGGGFVGGAIALKAGYHPIRVYMFQAKGDRDLQMRLTCPQMQGQSVPADWLFH